One Methanobacterium sp. DNA window includes the following coding sequences:
- the cofC gene encoding 2-phospho-L-lactate guanylyltransferase, with translation MKKTYAIIPVSKFSQAKTRLSPTLTPLERENLLKAMLKDVINKIKDSVQGVVVISSDKDVLNFVSQFDVVCLTEKGKTDLNGALMQAVNWCSEQAHQVLIIPSDIPLIRKSQTQEIIGLAEKWPVIIAPAKGGGTNALLIPTHGVQMRFGDCSFFQHLKQAQKSSLPCYIYDSFYLSLDVNTAEDLGEIMIHGSGTETRKFLKSIGLKVKSNHGMERLRVERT, from the coding sequence ATGAAAAAAACATATGCAATCATACCGGTTTCCAAGTTTTCACAAGCAAAAACACGACTATCGCCAACATTAACACCGCTGGAGAGAGAAAACCTACTTAAAGCCATGTTAAAGGATGTTATTAATAAAATTAAGGATAGTGTCCAAGGGGTGGTAGTTATAAGTTCAGATAAAGATGTCCTTAATTTTGTAAGTCAATTTGACGTGGTTTGCTTAACAGAAAAGGGCAAAACAGATCTTAACGGTGCACTGATGCAAGCAGTTAACTGGTGTTCAGAACAAGCTCATCAGGTTTTAATCATCCCCTCAGACATTCCACTTATCCGAAAAAGTCAAACTCAAGAAATTATTGGATTAGCCGAAAAATGGCCTGTTATCATAGCACCAGCCAAGGGAGGAGGCACCAATGCTCTTTTAATACCAACGCATGGGGTTCAAATGAGATTTGGTGACTGCAGTTTCTTCCAACACCTCAAACAAGCCCAAAAATCATCTTTGCCTTGTTACATATATGATTCATTCTATCTTTCTTTGGATGTGAACACTGCCGAAGATCTGGGTGAAATAATGATCCATGGTTCTGGAACAGAAACCAGAAAATTTTTAAAAAGCATAGGACTCAAAGTCAAATCCAACCATGGAATGGAACGATTACGGGTTGAAAGAACATGA
- the proS gene encoding proline--tRNA ligase, translating into MSNFSEWFHNILEEAEIIDTRYPIKGMHVWQPQGFKIRKYALKLLRELLDDDHEEVLFPLLIPEDELAKEAIHVKGFEEEVYWITHGGLTPLNKKLALRPTSETAMYPIFKLWVRSHSDLPMKFYQVVNTFRYETKHTRPLIRVREITTFKEAHTIHVNSEGAQNQVNDAIEIYQSFFDQLGIPYIVTRRPDWDKFPGADYTMAFDTILPDGKTLQIGTVHNLGQTFAQTFDITYETADGEHEHVYQTCYGLSDRVIASIIGIHGDSSGLILPPSVAPYQVVIVPVLFKKGAQEVIDFCRQLANKLKKHGMRVHFDDRDLRAGKKYYEWEMRGVPLRLEIGPRDIANNKMVTLRRDTMEKEFLDYHEETIINDINQILTDITGNLKNKAWQKFNENIRPAKSLEEAKELIQNRGIISFNWCGDESCGKEIEEFVQVDILGLQQESQDEKCINCNSPSKTIALLAKTY; encoded by the coding sequence ATGTCAAATTTTAGCGAATGGTTTCACAATATCCTTGAAGAAGCAGAGATAATTGACACACGCTATCCCATAAAGGGAATGCATGTCTGGCAGCCCCAAGGTTTTAAGATACGAAAGTATGCCTTGAAATTACTCCGAGAACTCTTAGACGATGATCATGAGGAAGTTCTTTTCCCACTCCTAATCCCTGAAGATGAACTGGCTAAGGAGGCTATACATGTTAAAGGTTTTGAGGAAGAAGTTTACTGGATAACACATGGAGGTTTAACCCCTCTTAATAAAAAACTGGCATTGAGACCTACCAGCGAAACTGCAATGTATCCTATTTTTAAACTATGGGTTAGATCTCACTCAGACCTTCCCATGAAATTCTACCAAGTAGTAAACACCTTCCGTTATGAAACAAAACACACAAGACCCCTTATAAGAGTTAGGGAAATCACAACCTTCAAAGAAGCCCACACTATTCATGTAAACTCTGAAGGCGCCCAAAACCAAGTGAATGATGCTATTGAAATTTATCAAAGCTTTTTCGACCAATTAGGAATACCATACATTGTTACCCGGCGCCCGGATTGGGATAAATTCCCAGGGGCTGATTATACTATGGCCTTTGACACCATCCTTCCTGATGGTAAAACTCTCCAGATTGGCACAGTGCACAATCTGGGTCAGACATTCGCCCAAACATTTGATATAACCTATGAAACAGCAGACGGTGAACATGAACATGTTTATCAGACATGTTATGGCTTATCAGACAGGGTAATTGCATCCATCATTGGAATTCACGGTGATTCATCCGGCTTGATACTTCCCCCAAGCGTTGCCCCCTATCAAGTGGTTATTGTACCGGTACTCTTCAAAAAAGGAGCCCAAGAAGTAATTGACTTTTGCAGACAACTAGCCAACAAACTAAAAAAGCATGGTATGCGCGTACATTTTGACGACAGAGACTTGCGAGCAGGTAAAAAGTACTATGAATGGGAAATGAGGGGCGTACCACTTCGACTTGAGATAGGGCCAAGAGATATTGCAAATAATAAAATGGTGACACTACGCCGAGACACAATGGAGAAAGAATTTCTCGACTACCACGAGGAAACCATAATAAATGATATAAACCAAATATTAACTGATATTACTGGAAATCTTAAAAATAAAGCATGGCAGAAATTTAATGAAAACATACGACCTGCTAAATCATTAGAAGAAGCCAAAGAATTAATACAAAATAGGGGAATAATCTCTTTCAACTGGTGTGGTGATGAATCCTGTGGTAAGGAGATTGAAGAATTTGTCCAAGTAGATATTTTGGGTTTGCAACAAGAATCACAAGATGAAAAATGCATAAATTGTAATTCACCCTCTAAAACCATTGCTCTTCTTGCCAAAACTTATTAG
- a CDS encoding NAD(P)-dependent glycerol-1-phosphate dehydrogenase encodes MDFNRVKLPREIHSGPGVITETGSICKDLKLTGKLLVATGPHTLKVAGEKVIESLNAYDFDADTVIVEKASTDAVRQVQDSMGSVDAVLGVGGGKVIDVAKMAATNLGVHSISIPTAASHDGISSPRASIKNQEGSVSMEVEPPVGIIADTQIISQAPFRLLAAGCGDIISNYTAILDWKLAHRLLNEDFSDSSAALSLITAETMIKSAGDIKEGLIESAAIVVKALISSGMAISIAGNSRPASGAEHKFSHALDIIAPEPALHGEQCGIGSIMMMYLHGGDWEFIRDTLKTIKAPINASQLGIDPQYIIEALTKSHTIRKERYTILGDRGLTEKAAETLARKTRVID; translated from the coding sequence ATGGATTTTAATCGGGTGAAATTACCACGAGAAATACACAGTGGCCCTGGAGTAATAACTGAAACAGGATCCATCTGCAAGGATTTGAAACTAACTGGTAAGTTATTGGTAGCCACTGGCCCCCATACCCTAAAAGTTGCTGGTGAAAAAGTAATAGAAAGCCTTAATGCATATGATTTTGATGCAGATACTGTGATCGTTGAAAAAGCATCCACTGATGCTGTTAGGCAAGTTCAAGATTCTATGGGTAGTGTTGATGCTGTTCTTGGAGTGGGCGGTGGAAAAGTGATTGATGTTGCTAAAATGGCAGCCACCAACTTAGGTGTGCATTCAATAAGCATTCCCACGGCTGCTTCGCATGACGGTATTTCATCCCCACGAGCTTCCATAAAAAACCAGGAAGGAAGTGTTTCTATGGAAGTAGAACCACCGGTAGGGATCATTGCTGACACACAAATCATCAGCCAAGCCCCTTTTCGACTCTTAGCTGCTGGATGCGGAGATATCATATCAAACTACACTGCAATTCTCGACTGGAAACTTGCCCACCGTTTGTTAAACGAAGATTTCAGTGACTCATCAGCTGCATTATCTCTAATTACGGCAGAAACCATGATTAAATCTGCTGGTGACATTAAAGAAGGACTTATTGAGAGTGCAGCCATAGTAGTGAAGGCTCTCATATCCAGTGGAATGGCCATTAGCATTGCTGGTAATAGCAGACCAGCCAGTGGTGCTGAACATAAATTCAGCCACGCACTTGACATTATAGCCCCTGAACCAGCCTTGCATGGAGAACAATGTGGAATAGGGAGTATTATGATGATGTATCTACATGGCGGTGACTGGGAATTCATACGTGACACCCTTAAAACCATCAAAGCTCCGATAAACGCATCTCAACTTGGTATTGATCCACAATATATTATCGAAGCTCTCACCAAATCACACACTATTAGAAAAGAAAGGTACACAATATTAGGTGACAGAGGACTTACCGAAAAAGCCGCTGAAACATTAGCACGTAAGACAAGAGTTATTGATTAA
- a CDS encoding UPF0179 family protein translates to MITLIGNDLAKKGLKFMHYGAASQCEKCRFKVTCIDSLEEGRMYKIRDVKNTEHPCMIHNGGKVKVVDVEKAIIKAMIDSKRAFEGSNIVFVPPDCDEECSMRGLCFPEGIYHEDKCKIIKKMGNPQEKCPKGLNLSVVLLKQQ, encoded by the coding sequence ATGATAACCCTCATTGGAAACGACTTAGCAAAAAAAGGACTTAAATTCATGCATTATGGGGCTGCCAGCCAGTGCGAAAAGTGTCGCTTTAAGGTAACCTGTATTGATTCCCTAGAAGAAGGAAGAATGTACAAAATCAGAGATGTTAAAAATACCGAACACCCTTGCATGATTCATAATGGGGGTAAAGTGAAAGTTGTGGATGTGGAAAAAGCTATAATAAAAGCTATGATAGACTCCAAACGTGCCTTTGAAGGTTCAAATATTGTTTTCGTACCGCCTGACTGTGATGAAGAGTGTTCCATGAGGGGACTCTGCTTTCCAGAGGGCATTTACCATGAAGACAAATGTAAGATCATAAAAAAAATGGGAAATCCCCAAGAAAAATGTCCTAAAGGATTAAACTTAAGTGTTGTCCTATTAAAACAACAATGA
- the rpiA gene encoding ribose-5-phosphate isomerase RpiA — protein MHPKKEVTWEAFQLVDDAKKEVAIKAAMMVNDGDILGLGTGSTAHYFIQKLGDRIKNEEIGIMGIPTSYQSFFLAKDCGIPLTTLDEHLPDLAVDGADEVDPDLNLIKGGGAAHTLEKIVDSAAKKFLVIVDESKKVQKLGDFPVPLEVIPSAYRPVTQQVKKLGGTPSLRMAEMKDGPVITDNNNFVVDVQFKEIQDPQELEIELNNIPGVVENGIFPGIADQVLIGTANGVESVKK, from the coding sequence ATGCATCCTAAAAAAGAAGTAACATGGGAAGCTTTTCAGTTAGTAGATGATGCAAAAAAGGAAGTTGCCATCAAAGCAGCCATGATGGTGAATGATGGTGATATTTTAGGATTGGGAACTGGCTCTACGGCCCATTACTTTATCCAAAAACTGGGAGACCGAATAAAAAATGAAGAAATAGGGATTATGGGAATACCAACTTCTTATCAGTCTTTTTTCTTGGCTAAAGATTGTGGAATACCCTTAACCACCTTAGATGAACACTTGCCTGATCTGGCAGTGGATGGTGCTGATGAAGTAGACCCTGATTTGAATCTCATCAAGGGTGGTGGTGCAGCTCACACTCTGGAAAAAATTGTGGATTCTGCAGCCAAAAAGTTTCTAGTAATTGTGGATGAATCTAAAAAGGTTCAGAAACTGGGAGATTTCCCAGTGCCCTTGGAAGTTATACCATCAGCATACAGGCCAGTTACCCAACAAGTCAAAAAATTAGGAGGAACACCTTCACTTAGAATGGCAGAGATGAAGGATGGGCCGGTTATTACCGACAACAACAATTTTGTAGTGGATGTTCAGTTTAAAGAAATCCAGGATCCCCAAGAACTGGAAATAGAACTCAACAACATACCCGGTGTGGTAGAAAATGGGATATTCCCAGGTATAGCAGACCAAGTTTTAATTGGCACTGCAAACGGAGTTGAATCTGTAAAAAAATAA
- a CDS encoding metal ABC transporter permease produces MTGILEYSFMQNAFLAAVLVSVACGVVGTYVVIKRIVFISGGISHAAFGGIGLGYFLGINPILAAIPFSIMSALIMGMTSKKIKISEDTAIGILWSLGMAIGIIFINLTPGYVPDLMSYLFGSILTVPVNDIIIMLFLDLIIIVTVLSFYKEFQSISFDEEFSQVIGMPTTYIYLLLLSIVALSVVVLIKVVGVILVIALLTIPAAIAKQYTYKIGHMMIFAVILGVILTMGGLYVSYLFNLASGATIVLVLGLGFIFSSAIQKLKNSI; encoded by the coding sequence ATGACTGGAATTCTGGAATACTCTTTCATGCAGAATGCATTTTTAGCCGCAGTTCTGGTTAGTGTGGCCTGTGGTGTTGTGGGTACATACGTTGTTATTAAAAGAATAGTCTTCATAAGCGGAGGAATATCTCACGCTGCCTTTGGAGGTATAGGTCTGGGATATTTCCTGGGAATCAACCCCATACTGGCTGCCATTCCTTTTAGCATAATGTCTGCTCTGATCATGGGGATGACCAGTAAAAAAATCAAAATCAGTGAAGACACAGCTATAGGGATCCTCTGGAGTCTGGGAATGGCTATTGGCATCATATTCATTAATTTAACACCAGGATACGTTCCAGATCTAATGAGCTATCTATTTGGCAGCATACTAACTGTGCCAGTAAATGACATTATCATAATGCTTTTTCTGGATCTAATTATTATTGTAACAGTTTTATCCTTTTACAAAGAGTTTCAAAGCATATCCTTTGATGAAGAATTCAGCCAAGTTATTGGAATGCCCACAACATACATTTACCTTCTTCTTTTATCAATCGTAGCTCTTTCAGTGGTGGTTTTGATAAAAGTGGTGGGGGTCATACTGGTAATAGCTCTTTTAACCATTCCTGCAGCCATTGCCAAACAATATACTTATAAGATCGGGCATATGATGATATTCGCTGTGATTTTAGGAGTCATACTCACTATGGGGGGATTATACGTATCATACCTATTCAACCTTGCATCGGGGGCTACTATTGTCTTGGTATTAGGCCTTGGATTCATATTTTCCTCAGCAATACAAAAATTAAAAAATTCAATTTAA
- a CDS encoding ABC transporter ATP-binding protein, whose translation MVKNAVEIKDVCVKFNKYPILHDIDLIIKNNDFLAIIGPNAGGKSTLLKVILGLVKVDQGTVKVFGESPGKPSNPIGYLPQHVSFDPDFPINVFDTVLFGRYHGFFQKYSDLDHEKVKEALAEVGMLDMKDRQMGQLSGGQMQRVFIARAIVREPKLLLLDEPMASIDPEMQNSFYSLLSKLRERMAIVLVSHDVGAVSSHVENIACLNRKLYYHGAAEHAARSLEKMYKCPIDLLSHGIPHRVLKDH comes from the coding sequence ATGGTTAAAAACGCTGTAGAAATTAAAGATGTCTGCGTAAAATTTAATAAATATCCAATACTTCATGACATTGACCTTATAATTAAAAATAATGATTTTTTAGCCATAATAGGTCCTAATGCTGGTGGTAAAAGTACTCTGCTTAAGGTTATACTGGGACTAGTGAAAGTGGACCAAGGCACAGTGAAGGTATTTGGGGAAAGTCCTGGAAAGCCATCCAATCCCATAGGATACCTTCCACAACACGTCTCTTTTGACCCTGATTTTCCTATTAACGTTTTTGATACAGTTTTATTCGGAAGATACCATGGTTTTTTTCAAAAGTATTCTGATCTAGACCATGAAAAGGTAAAAGAGGCCCTGGCAGAGGTTGGTATGTTGGATATGAAAGATCGTCAGATGGGCCAACTATCAGGAGGGCAGATGCAACGGGTTTTCATTGCCCGTGCTATTGTGCGGGAACCAAAACTACTATTATTAGATGAGCCAATGGCCAGCATAGACCCTGAAATGCAGAATTCCTTTTACAGTCTCCTATCAAAATTACGGGAAAGGATGGCTATAGTGCTGGTTAGTCATGATGTGGGTGCAGTTTCCAGCCATGTGGAGAACATTGCCTGCCTTAACCGGAAACTTTACTATCATGGAGCTGCTGAACATGCTGCCAGATCCCTGGAAAAGATGTATAAATGTCCTATTGACCTACTTAGCCATGGAATCCCCCACCGGGTATTGAAAGACCATTAA
- a CDS encoding zinc ABC transporter solute-binding protein: MERKVVLILFASLILILLLLTGLLLANKNFRDMNRQSQYSNDKIGVVVTVGPQEEFVKQVGGDRVNVTVMVPQGADPHTYEPLPNQMKQVQDAKIYYIVGSGIEFELAWMDKLKGINPEMKVVNTSQRIELLPNTVEDKRTDPHVWVSPKNAKIMVENIYTSLVEVDPEGQDYYQKNRDEYLKQLDELDKNIQQTLSGKKHTKIMVYHPSWAYFCRDYNLIQIPIESQGKEPTPQTIASMVDQARKDNITVIFVTPQFSSSNAQVIAREIGGKVIVVDALSDNYLENMKKVARSFANS; encoded by the coding sequence ATGGAGAGAAAAGTAGTATTGATATTATTTGCATCTTTAATTTTAATTTTACTCTTATTAACTGGTTTGCTTCTTGCCAACAAAAATTTTAGGGATATGAACAGGCAATCACAATATTCCAATGATAAGATCGGGGTTGTGGTGACAGTTGGGCCTCAGGAGGAATTCGTAAAACAAGTTGGGGGAGATCGGGTGAATGTCACTGTTATGGTGCCTCAAGGTGCTGATCCCCATACATACGAGCCGCTACCAAACCAGATGAAGCAAGTTCAAGATGCAAAAATTTATTACATAGTAGGATCGGGTATTGAATTCGAACTAGCTTGGATGGATAAATTAAAAGGCATTAATCCAGAAATGAAAGTAGTGAACACTTCTCAGAGAATAGAACTACTCCCAAACACAGTGGAAGATAAAAGGACTGATCCTCATGTCTGGGTTTCACCTAAAAATGCTAAAATTATGGTAGAAAATATTTATACCAGCTTGGTAGAGGTTGATCCTGAAGGACAAGATTATTACCAAAAAAATAGGGATGAATATCTCAAACAATTGGATGAACTTGATAAAAATATCCAACAAACATTATCTGGAAAAAAACACACCAAAATCATGGTTTACCACCCGTCATGGGCCTATTTCTGCCGAGATTATAATCTCATACAAATACCAATCGAATCACAGGGAAAAGAACCCACACCCCAAACAATAGCTAGCATGGTGGATCAAGCCCGAAAAGACAACATAACAGTTATCTTTGTAACTCCTCAGTTCAGTTCCAGCAATGCCCAAGTAATTGCCCGTGAAATAGGTGGGAAAGTAATAGTTGTAGATGCTCTAAGCGATAATTACTTGGAAAACATGAAAAAAGTGGCCAGATCATTTGCCAACTCATAG
- a CDS encoding thioredoxin domain-containing protein, translating into MSNKTSSPTLNQNHLKDEKSPYLLQHADNPVDWYPWGDEAFQKAKKEDKPIFLSIGYSTCHWCHVMARESFQDPEIGKIMNKVFVSVKVDREERPDIDSVYMAACQMITGTGGWPLTIIMTPDLKPFFAGTYFPKESGSRGAGLKDLILNVNDLWNNRKQDLQKSAEELTYSLQQLSKIKSGQELEENILNKAYKSLKENFDDEYGGFGDYQKFPTPHHLLFLLRYWKMKDDVNALSMVEKTLDAMAYGGIYDHVGFGFHRYSVDRQWIQPHFEKMLYDQALLVIVYTEAYQATGNKRYRETAQEVLEYLMRDMQSSSDGFYSAEDADSEGEEGKFYLWTAHEIKKLLGPEDGELFSQVYNVNKEGNFKEEATGFKTGKNVLYQTNSLKDLSNQLEKTSEELWWKMESAREKLFAARQDRVHPHKDDKILTDWNGLTIAALAIAGRVFKRKDYILAANKTLNFILSHLKIDDQLMHRWRDGEAAVNGNLDDYAFLIWGLLEMYQTTFQAEYLKNAIDFNQKLMDHFWDKKEGGFYFTADFVPQVLVRQKEAYDTALPSGNSVQMLNLQKLYTLTGNNEYHKIALAMEKYFSGIINSSPPAFTMFLSAAAFKIGPSFNILLTGDKNAEDTSIMLKKLQEQYLPNCVIVFDSGDKNLKKLIEHMEDKKMINDEITAYICGDGTCYPPVNSFKEILDIVT; encoded by the coding sequence ATGTCCAACAAAACATCCTCCCCTACCCTGAACCAGAACCACCTCAAAGATGAAAAAAGTCCTTATTTACTCCAACATGCAGATAACCCTGTTGACTGGTATCCTTGGGGTGATGAAGCATTTCAAAAAGCCAAAAAAGAAGATAAACCTATATTCCTATCTATAGGTTACTCCACATGTCACTGGTGCCATGTCATGGCACGTGAATCTTTTCAAGACCCAGAAATAGGCAAAATCATGAATAAAGTATTCGTATCAGTAAAAGTTGACCGGGAGGAACGCCCTGACATTGACAGTGTCTACATGGCAGCATGCCAAATGATAACTGGTACAGGGGGCTGGCCATTGACTATAATCATGACTCCTGATCTTAAACCATTCTTTGCTGGAACCTATTTCCCTAAAGAAAGTGGAAGCCGAGGTGCCGGACTCAAAGATCTTATATTAAATGTTAATGACTTGTGGAATAATCGTAAACAAGATCTCCAAAAATCTGCAGAAGAATTGACTTATTCACTACAACAACTATCCAAAATTAAGTCAGGACAGGAATTAGAAGAAAACATCCTTAACAAGGCTTATAAATCACTAAAAGAGAACTTCGATGATGAATATGGTGGTTTCGGAGATTATCAGAAGTTCCCCACACCACATCATTTATTATTTTTACTGCGATACTGGAAAATGAAGGATGATGTCAATGCACTCAGCATGGTGGAGAAAACCCTAGATGCCATGGCATATGGTGGAATCTATGATCATGTGGGATTTGGTTTTCATCGCTACAGTGTGGACCGGCAATGGATTCAACCCCATTTTGAGAAGATGTTATACGACCAAGCACTACTGGTTATTGTATACACCGAAGCATACCAAGCCACTGGAAATAAACGATACAGAGAAACTGCCCAGGAAGTTCTGGAATATCTGATGAGAGACATGCAATCATCATCAGACGGTTTTTACTCAGCAGAAGATGCTGACAGTGAAGGTGAGGAAGGAAAATTCTACCTATGGACTGCCCATGAGATTAAAAAATTACTGGGACCAGAAGATGGAGAACTATTCAGCCAAGTTTACAATGTAAATAAGGAAGGAAACTTCAAAGAAGAAGCCACTGGTTTTAAAACAGGTAAAAATGTATTATATCAGACAAATAGTTTGAAAGATCTTTCAAACCAATTGGAAAAAACATCCGAAGAACTCTGGTGGAAAATGGAGAGTGCTAGGGAAAAATTATTCGCCGCACGACAGGATCGTGTTCACCCCCATAAGGATGATAAAATACTCACTGACTGGAATGGTTTAACAATCGCTGCACTGGCCATAGCTGGAAGGGTTTTCAAGAGGAAAGATTACATTTTGGCCGCTAATAAAACCCTGAATTTCATTTTATCTCATCTGAAAATTGATGACCAACTCATGCATCGTTGGCGTGATGGAGAGGCAGCGGTTAATGGCAATCTTGATGACTATGCCTTCCTGATTTGGGGGTTGTTGGAGATGTACCAGACCACATTCCAAGCAGAGTATCTAAAAAATGCTATTGATTTTAACCAAAAACTAATGGACCATTTCTGGGATAAAAAAGAGGGAGGTTTCTATTTCACAGCCGATTTTGTCCCACAAGTTCTGGTCAGGCAAAAAGAAGCATACGACACTGCGTTACCGTCAGGAAACTCAGTTCAAATGTTAAACCTCCAAAAACTGTACACATTAACTGGTAACAATGAATATCATAAGATAGCTCTTGCCATGGAAAAATATTTCTCAGGAATAATAAACTCATCTCCACCGGCATTTACTATGTTCCTTTCTGCAGCAGCCTTCAAGATCGGACCATCATTTAACATACTCTTAACTGGTGATAAAAATGCAGAGGATACCAGTATAATGTTAAAAAAACTTCAAGAACAATACTTGCCTAACTGTGTAATTGTCTTTGATTCTGGTGATAAAAATCTAAAAAAACTAATTGAACACATGGAAGATAAAAAAATGATAAATGACGAGATTACAGCATATATTTGTGGTGATGGGACTTGTTATCCTCCAGTAAACAGTTTCAAGGAAATATTAGACATAGTTACCTGA
- a CDS encoding 4-oxalocrotonate tautomerase, with amino-acid sequence MPVITIDGPKMSKEQKRELVNSFAKTASKIIGLPVSAMVILINEVESENVGVGDILLCDREQPD; translated from the coding sequence ATGCCAGTTATAACAATTGATGGTCCGAAAATGAGTAAGGAGCAGAAAAGAGAACTTGTAAACTCATTTGCCAAAACAGCCAGTAAAATAATTGGATTACCAGTTTCGGCAATGGTGATTTTAATCAATGAAGTTGAATCTGAGAACGTGGGAGTGGGAGACATCCTCCTATGTGACCGTGAACAGCCAGATTAA